A region of Mesorhizobium sp. AR02 DNA encodes the following proteins:
- the hfq gene encoding RNA chaperone Hfq — MAERSQNLQDLFLNSVRKSKNPLTIFLINGVKLTGVVTSFDNFCVLLRRDGHSQLVYKHAISTIMPSQPVQMFDGEESQGA; from the coding sequence ATGGCGGAACGATCGCAAAACCTTCAGGACCTGTTCCTGAATTCAGTTCGCAAGAGCAAGAACCCGCTCACCATCTTCCTCATCAACGGCGTGAAGCTGACCGGCGTGGTCACTTCGTTCGACAATTTCTGTGTCTTGCTGCGCCGCGACGGTCACTCCCAGCTCGTCTACAAGCACGCCATTTCCACGATCATGCCGAGCCAGCCGGTTCAGATGTTCGATGGCGAGGAAAGCCAGGGCGCCTGA
- a CDS encoding aromatic amino acid transaminase has product MFEDLQPAPADKILALIGLYRADPRPNKVDLGVGVYKDRDGKTPVMRAVREAEKRLLNSQDTKTYLGLAGDTGFNAVMAKLAFGPGADMTRIRAAQAPGGSGALRLVAELLKRTRSDATVWLSDPTWPNHMPVMRAAGLQIREYPYFDAASGAVRFDDMLAALRTAESGDVVLLHGCCHNPTGANLDAAQWEAVTDLVVERGLLPFVDIAYQGFGDGLEADALGLRLLAAKVPEMVVASSCSKNFAVYRDRVGAAMILAKDGAQADVAMSQMLSAARAMYSMPPDHGAAAVRMVLEDASLRADWEAELEEMRLRMLRLRVQFAEALRRQSNSDRFDFVASHRGMFSRLGLTEAQVERLRAEHGVYMVGDSRINVAGLPEDGIDDLAKAIVSVLD; this is encoded by the coding sequence ATGTTCGAAGACCTGCAGCCAGCTCCCGCCGACAAGATCCTGGCCCTGATCGGCCTCTATCGCGCCGATCCGCGCCCCAACAAAGTCGATCTCGGCGTTGGCGTCTACAAGGATCGCGACGGCAAGACGCCGGTCATGCGCGCCGTGCGTGAGGCTGAAAAGCGGCTGCTGAACAGCCAGGACACCAAGACCTATCTTGGACTTGCCGGCGATACCGGCTTCAACGCGGTGATGGCCAAGCTCGCCTTCGGCCCGGGCGCCGACATGACGCGCATCCGGGCGGCACAGGCGCCTGGCGGCTCCGGTGCGTTGCGCCTGGTAGCGGAACTCCTCAAGCGGACGCGTTCGGACGCAACCGTCTGGCTGTCGGACCCGACCTGGCCGAACCATATGCCGGTGATGCGCGCCGCCGGCCTGCAGATCCGCGAATACCCCTATTTCGATGCGGCCTCGGGCGCGGTTCGTTTCGACGACATGCTCGCGGCGTTGCGGACAGCAGAGAGTGGCGACGTGGTGCTGCTGCATGGCTGCTGCCACAACCCGACCGGCGCCAACCTGGACGCGGCGCAGTGGGAGGCCGTCACCGATCTGGTCGTCGAACGCGGCCTGCTGCCGTTTGTCGACATCGCCTATCAGGGCTTTGGCGATGGCCTCGAGGCCGACGCCCTCGGTTTGCGTCTGCTGGCGGCGAAAGTGCCGGAAATGGTTGTTGCATCGAGCTGCTCGAAGAATTTTGCCGTCTATCGCGATCGTGTCGGCGCGGCGATGATCCTGGCCAAGGACGGCGCGCAGGCGGATGTGGCGATGAGCCAGATGCTGTCGGCGGCGCGCGCCATGTATTCGATGCCGCCGGATCATGGCGCTGCCGCGGTGCGCATGGTGCTGGAAGACGCTAGCCTACGTGCCGACTGGGAAGCCGAGCTGGAAGAGATGCGCCTGCGCATGCTCCGGCTGCGTGTCCAGTTCGCCGAGGCGCTGCGCCGGCAGTCCAACTCCGACCGCTTCGACTTCGTCGCCAGCCATCGCGGCATGTTCTCGCGGCTTGGCCTCACGGAAGCGCAGGTCGAGCGGCTGCGTGCGGAGCATGGCGTCTACATGGTCGGCGACAGCCGCATCAACGTCGCCGGACTGCCGGAGGATGGGATTGATGACTTGGCCAAGGCGATCGTCTCCGTACTCGACTGA
- the mazG gene encoding nucleoside triphosphate pyrophosphohydrolase, giving the protein MTPSKDISRLIEIMAALRAPKTGCPWDIEQDFSTIAPYTIEEAYEVADAIARGDLDDLRDELGDLLLQVVYHAQMAEEAGEFAFPDVVQAITTKMIRRHPHVFGDEKARSAGMAKGMWEKIKAQEKAEKRGARLARGLDPEDNGKGFLDSVPVALPALTRALKLQEKAARVGFDWSEAAPILDKIEEEIGELREALAKGETASIKDEFGDMLFAVVNLGRHLKLDSEAALSGTNEKFRSRFHYVEQTLEKSGNTLENATLAEMEALWQEAKTAK; this is encoded by the coding sequence ATGACGCCATCGAAAGACATTTCGCGCCTGATCGAGATCATGGCGGCGCTGCGCGCCCCCAAGACCGGCTGCCCGTGGGACATCGAGCAGGATTTCTCGACCATCGCGCCCTATACGATCGAGGAAGCCTATGAGGTGGCGGACGCCATTGCGCGCGGCGACCTCGACGATCTCCGTGACGAGTTGGGCGACCTCCTGCTGCAGGTCGTCTATCACGCGCAGATGGCTGAGGAAGCCGGCGAATTTGCCTTCCCGGATGTGGTCCAGGCCATCACCACGAAAATGATCCGCCGTCATCCACATGTCTTCGGCGACGAAAAAGCCCGCAGCGCCGGCATGGCCAAGGGCATGTGGGAAAAGATCAAGGCGCAGGAGAAGGCCGAGAAGCGAGGCGCCCGGCTCGCGCGCGGCCTCGACCCCGAAGACAATGGCAAGGGCTTTCTGGACAGCGTTCCGGTTGCCCTGCCCGCTTTGACGCGGGCGCTCAAACTTCAGGAGAAAGCGGCTCGTGTCGGCTTCGACTGGAGCGAGGCGGCCCCCATCCTCGACAAGATCGAGGAAGAGATCGGTGAATTGCGCGAGGCCCTGGCCAAGGGCGAGACGGCGTCGATCAAGGACGAGTTCGGCGACATGCTGTTCGCCGTCGTCAATCTCGGCCGTCACCTCAAGCTCGATTCGGAAGCCGCGTTGAGCGGCACCAACGAAAAATTCCGCTCACGCTTCCACTATGTCGAGCAGACCCTGGAGAAGTCCGGCAACACGCTGGAGAATGCCACCTTGGCCGAAATGGAAGCGCTGTGGCAGGAAGCGAAAACTGCGAAGTAA
- a CDS encoding histidine phosphatase family protein: MLIRLTMICNGATAATRKGAFPSDEPLEPRSLTQAKAMRGTLRRADRLWTAPSLRARQTAEALALDAWVEPLLADQAHGSWAGKSFEEVQAEQPEGIAAWLTDPNAAPHGGESLADVARRASGLMDRLMAERGHTIALTHASVIRAAILHVLGAPLAACWKIDVEPLSITDFRSDGRRWVLRACGVTTPKAAKPLRP, encoded by the coding sequence ATGCTGATACGGCTGACGATGATCTGCAACGGCGCCACGGCCGCGACCCGGAAGGGTGCGTTCCCGTCGGATGAGCCGTTGGAGCCGCGATCGCTGACGCAGGCGAAGGCGATGCGCGGGACGCTGCGCCGTGCCGACCGTTTGTGGACGGCGCCTTCGCTTCGCGCCCGGCAGACCGCCGAGGCACTGGCGCTGGACGCATGGGTCGAGCCGCTTCTGGCGGATCAGGCTCATGGAAGCTGGGCCGGCAAGAGCTTTGAGGAAGTCCAGGCGGAGCAGCCCGAGGGCATAGCTGCCTGGCTCACAGACCCCAATGCAGCGCCGCACGGCGGCGAGTCGCTGGCCGATGTTGCTCGCCGGGCCTCCGGCTTGATGGACCGGTTGATGGCCGAGCGTGGCCACACGATCGCGCTGACCCATGCCAGCGTCATCCGCGCCGCGATCCTGCATGTTCTCGGCGCGCCACTTGCCGCTTGCTGGAAGATCGATGTCGAGCCACTCAGCATCACCGATTTTCGCAGCGACGGCCGCAGGTGGGTTTTGCGCGCCTGCGGTGTAACGACGCCCAAAGCGGCAAAACCACTTCGGCCCTGA
- a CDS encoding aldose 1-epimerase family protein: protein MAQDSQTLHGDGISAVITGQGAELVSLQDAHGFEFLWQAGPEWRRHSPVLFPIVGRLKGDQLRHRGRTYPMTQHGFARDKAFTWAERGARSCTLVLTDDADTRAHYPFAFRLVVTYTLDRQQLGVALEVTNTGEELLPASVGAHPAFNWPLLPELPKEAYRLTFADDERAPIRRLKDGLLLAETRPTPIEGRTLALSEQLFDDDAVILDRPASTSVRYTADRGPAIEMSWQGAEELGIWSKPGGAPFLCIEPWHGLASSADFDGEFTDKPGVMLIEPGSKRSLNYRIRLEHGQ, encoded by the coding sequence GTGGCACAGGACAGCCAGACGCTTCATGGCGACGGCATATCGGCTGTCATAACAGGGCAGGGCGCCGAACTGGTCTCGCTGCAGGATGCGCACGGATTTGAGTTCCTGTGGCAAGCCGGGCCAGAGTGGCGGCGCCATTCGCCGGTGCTGTTTCCGATCGTCGGCCGGCTGAAGGGCGATCAATTGCGCCATCGCGGCCGGACCTATCCGATGACGCAGCACGGCTTCGCCCGCGACAAGGCGTTCACCTGGGCGGAGAGGGGGGCTCGCTCCTGCACGCTGGTCCTCACCGACGATGCCGATACCCGTGCGCATTACCCCTTCGCCTTTCGCTTGGTTGTGACTTACACGCTGGACCGCCAGCAGCTTGGTGTGGCTTTGGAGGTCACCAACACCGGCGAGGAGCTGTTGCCGGCCTCGGTCGGCGCGCATCCGGCATTCAACTGGCCGTTGCTGCCGGAATTGCCCAAGGAGGCCTATCGGCTGACCTTTGCCGATGATGAGCGGGCGCCGATCCGTCGCCTCAAGGACGGCCTCCTGCTCGCAGAGACGCGGCCGACGCCGATCGAAGGCAGAACGCTTGCCCTGTCCGAGCAGCTGTTCGATGACGACGCCGTCATCCTGGATCGGCCCGCGAGCACCAGCGTGCGCTACACCGCCGACCGCGGTCCGGCGATCGAGATGTCATGGCAGGGAGCAGAGGAGTTGGGCATCTGGTCCAAGCCGGGAGGCGCGCCGTTCCTGTGCATCGAGCCCTGGCACGGCCTGGCAAGCTCGGCCGATTTCGACGGCGAATTCACTGACAAGCCTGGGGTGATGCTGATCGAACCGGGGTCGAAGCGTTCGCTGAACTATCGGATCCGCCTGGAGCATGGGCAGTGA
- a CDS encoding anti-sigma factor family protein has translation MTALVDPVTDTDLDAYVDDQMDVTRRIEVEAFLSTRPEAAARVMSDLRTRDELRVALAGSKGMARPVTADAARRLERGLVRGRIFGVLQRAAAVAAFIAAGWLANGIIGPMSVTKVVASPQPPAYVDEAVRAHRTTLVRETMPSQPEAPNYNAGEIRAATAIVMPSLPKDWKVRDVQIYPSRFGPSVEMAVDTKDMGLVSLFAIRPGTFDVVKPTVAPSGDISSAYFQIGEVAYAVVAKSGVHDLDRAAEALARTLY, from the coding sequence ATGACCGCTCTTGTCGACCCCGTGACCGACACCGACCTCGACGCCTATGTCGACGACCAGATGGATGTCACGCGCCGCATCGAGGTCGAGGCGTTCCTGTCGACCCGGCCGGAGGCTGCCGCGCGCGTGATGTCGGATCTGCGGACCCGTGACGAACTGCGCGTGGCGCTTGCCGGTTCCAAGGGCATGGCGCGGCCGGTGACCGCTGACGCGGCGCGGCGGCTGGAGAGGGGGCTTGTCCGCGGCCGTATCTTCGGTGTTTTGCAGCGCGCCGCGGCCGTTGCCGCCTTCATTGCCGCCGGCTGGCTGGCGAACGGCATCATCGGGCCTATGTCGGTGACCAAGGTCGTCGCTTCGCCGCAGCCGCCCGCCTATGTCGATGAAGCGGTGCGGGCACACAGAACGACGCTGGTGCGTGAAACCATGCCCTCGCAGCCGGAAGCGCCCAACTACAATGCCGGCGAGATCCGTGCGGCAACCGCGATCGTCATGCCGTCGCTGCCCAAGGACTGGAAGGTGCGCGACGTGCAGATCTATCCGTCGCGCTTCGGCCCGAGCGTCGAGATGGCTGTCGACACCAAGGATATGGGCCTGGTGTCGCTGTTTGCGATCCGGCCGGGAACCTTCGACGTGGTCAAGCCGACCGTCGCGCCGTCGGGCGATATTTCCTCGGCCTATTTCCAGATCGGCGAGGTCGCCTATGCGGTGGTCGCGAAGAGCGGGGTCCATGACCTCGACCGCGCCGCCGAAGCGCTCGCTAGAACGCTTTACTGA
- a CDS encoding D-amino-acid transaminase yields the protein MPRIAYVNGRYVAHADASVHIEDRGYQFADGVYEVCEVARGFIVDMPRHLARLNRSLTELSIAWPVARNVLPLILREVVNRNHVVNGLVYVQVTRGVASREFVFPSADTKPSLVVTARKADPAAGAKRAETGIAVLTVPENRWDRVDIKSVGLLPNVLAKQKAKEAGAQEAWFVDTDGNVKEGGSSNAWIVTRDGVLVTRPADHGILRGITRTTMFEVAAKLGLKIEERGFSVAEAKAAREAFISSATTIAMPVVAIDGDPVANGHPGSVTLSLRQAFFDIAEKSPA from the coding sequence ATGCCGCGCATTGCCTATGTGAACGGGCGCTACGTCGCTCACGCGGACGCTTCCGTGCATATCGAGGATCGTGGCTATCAGTTCGCCGACGGTGTCTATGAGGTCTGCGAGGTGGCGCGAGGCTTCATCGTCGACATGCCGCGCCATCTTGCCCGGCTGAACCGCTCGCTGACCGAACTGTCGATCGCCTGGCCAGTCGCGCGCAACGTGCTGCCGCTCATCCTGCGCGAGGTGGTCAACCGCAACCATGTTGTCAATGGCCTTGTCTATGTCCAGGTGACGCGCGGTGTCGCCAGCCGCGAGTTTGTTTTCCCGTCGGCGGACACCAAGCCGTCTTTGGTGGTGACCGCCAGGAAGGCCGATCCCGCCGCTGGCGCAAAGCGGGCCGAAACCGGCATCGCGGTGCTCACCGTGCCGGAGAACCGCTGGGACCGGGTCGACATCAAGAGCGTCGGGCTGCTGCCCAATGTATTGGCCAAGCAGAAGGCCAAGGAGGCCGGCGCGCAGGAGGCGTGGTTCGTCGATACCGACGGCAACGTGAAGGAAGGTGGCTCGTCGAACGCCTGGATCGTCACCAGGGACGGCGTTCTGGTCACCAGGCCGGCCGACCATGGCATCCTGCGCGGCATCACCCGCACGACCATGTTTGAGGTTGCGGCAAAGCTCGGCCTGAAGATCGAAGAGCGCGGTTTTTCCGTCGCCGAGGCCAAGGCGGCGCGCGAGGCGTTCATCAGCTCCGCGACGACGATTGCCATGCCTGTCGTGGCCATTGACGGCGATCCGGTCGCCAACGGCCACCCCGGCTCTGTGACACTTTCGTTGCGGCAGGCCTTTTTTGACATTGCGGAAAAAAGTCCAGCCTGA
- the hflX gene encoding GTPase HflX, with product MAREKDADATVRGKPEHHPGTEAKGPTRAVVIVPVLTRQPRGDDDTNRPRLTRSADARRDEAVGLARAINLDPIHTAVVTVNDPRPATLLGSGKVEEFAEIVKEGHAELVIVDHPLTPVQQRNLERELNAKVLDRTGLILEIFGERARTKEGTLQVELAHLNYQKGRLVRSWTHLERQRGGAGFLGGPGETQIESDRRQLQEKIIKLKHELETVRRTRDLHRAKRKKVPFPVVAIVGYTNAGKSTLFNRLTGADVLAQDMLFATLDPTLRRVRLPHGTPIILSDTVGFISDLPTHLIAAFRATLEEVVEADLVLHLRDISDPDTAAQAEDVERILADLGVDAGDTKRVIEVWNKIDLLDEGNRSRLLADAADGSKGPPIAISAVTGEGIDALKSIIETRMAGELEDLTVTIEPAQFGLVDWLYRNGDIVSRTDNDDGSATISLKATQSAREEIESRLRRKNNG from the coding sequence TTGGCACGCGAGAAGGACGCGGACGCGACCGTTCGCGGAAAACCAGAACATCATCCCGGGACGGAAGCCAAGGGTCCGACCCGGGCTGTCGTCATTGTGCCTGTGCTTACCCGCCAGCCGCGCGGCGACGACGACACCAACCGCCCGCGGCTGACGCGATCGGCTGACGCGCGCCGCGACGAGGCCGTCGGCCTTGCCCGCGCCATCAACCTTGATCCGATCCATACGGCGGTGGTGACCGTCAACGACCCGCGCCCGGCGACCTTGCTCGGCAGCGGCAAGGTCGAGGAGTTCGCCGAGATCGTCAAGGAAGGGCACGCGGAACTGGTCATCGTCGACCATCCGCTGACCCCGGTGCAGCAGCGCAATCTCGAAAGGGAATTGAACGCCAAGGTGCTCGACCGCACCGGGCTGATCCTCGAGATCTTCGGCGAGCGCGCCCGTACCAAGGAAGGCACGCTGCAGGTCGAACTCGCCCATCTCAACTACCAGAAGGGCCGTCTCGTCCGCAGCTGGACCCACCTAGAGCGTCAGCGCGGCGGCGCCGGCTTCCTCGGCGGCCCCGGCGAAACCCAGATCGAATCCGACCGGCGGCAGTTGCAGGAAAAGATCATCAAGCTGAAGCACGAGCTGGAAACGGTGCGTCGCACCCGCGACCTGCACCGCGCCAAGCGCAAGAAGGTGCCGTTCCCGGTGGTGGCGATCGTCGGCTACACCAATGCCGGCAAGTCGACTCTGTTCAACAGGTTGACCGGGGCAGACGTGCTGGCGCAAGACATGCTGTTTGCCACGCTCGACCCGACGCTGCGCCGCGTGCGCCTGCCGCATGGCACGCCGATCATCCTGTCGGATACGGTCGGTTTCATTTCGGATCTGCCGACGCATCTGATCGCGGCCTTCCGCGCCACCCTGGAAGAGGTGGTCGAGGCCGATCTCGTCCTCCATCTGCGCGACATTTCCGATCCCGACACGGCAGCACAGGCCGAGGATGTCGAGCGCATCCTGGCCGACCTCGGTGTCGACGCCGGTGATACCAAGCGTGTGATCGAAGTCTGGAACAAGATCGATCTGCTCGACGAAGGCAACAGGAGCCGGCTGCTCGCCGATGCCGCCGACGGCAGCAAGGGTCCGCCGATCGCCATATCGGCGGTGACCGGCGAGGGCATCGATGCGCTGAAGTCGATCATCGAGACGCGCATGGCGGGCGAGCTCGAAGACCTGACGGTGACGATCGAACCGGCGCAGTTCGGCCTTGTCGACTGGCTCTACCGCAATGGCGATATCGTTTCGCGAACCGACAATGACGACGGCAGCGCCACTATCTCGCTCAAGGCCACGCAAAGCGCCCGCGAAGAGATCGAAAGCCGATTGCGCAGGAAAAACAACGGTTAA
- a CDS encoding sigma-70 family RNA polymerase sigma factor → MKRSMPRFDIIGQLGSLRRYAQSLTRDSADAEDLVHDALVRAYERRGTFRSGGNLRAWLLSIVHNAFVDRMRSRRSEAARIEQAGYLADASTPAPQEHSLRLAQVRDAFFNLPEEQRSALHLVAIEGLSYSQAADATGVPLGTLMSRIGRARAALRQMEDAAPARGRNHLRIVGGEQ, encoded by the coding sequence ATGAAACGGTCGATGCCACGCTTTGACATCATAGGCCAGCTCGGGTCGCTGCGGCGCTACGCGCAGTCGCTGACGCGCGACAGTGCGGACGCCGAGGATCTCGTGCACGACGCGCTGGTGCGCGCCTATGAGCGGCGCGGCACCTTCCGCTCCGGCGGAAACCTGCGGGCCTGGCTGCTGTCGATCGTCCACAACGCGTTTGTCGACCGCATGCGCTCGCGCCGCTCGGAAGCGGCGCGCATCGAACAGGCCGGATACCTCGCCGATGCCAGCACACCGGCGCCGCAGGAGCATTCGCTGCGCCTGGCGCAGGTGCGGGACGCCTTTTTCAACCTGCCGGAAGAACAGCGCTCGGCACTGCATCTGGTCGCCATCGAAGGGCTTTCCTACAGCCAAGCAGCCGATGCCACCGGCGTGCCGCTGGGCACGCTGATGTCGCGTATCGGCAGGGCGCGGGCCGCCTTGCGCCAGATGGAGGACGCCGCCCCGGCACGCGGCAGGAATCATTTGAGAATCGTGGGAGGTGAGCAATGA
- a CDS encoding Bax inhibitor-1/YccA family protein, producing the protein MNTPNLGYRVGTGAQAGAVFDEGLRQHMLRVYNYMGLGLVVTGLVAFMVSSTPALYVPIFSSPLKYVVMLAPLAFVLLFSFKMQTMSAASAQAMFWAFCAVMGLSLASVFLVFTGTSIARTFFIAATMFGATSLYGYTTRRDLTQFSSFLIMGLIGVVIASIVNIFLGSTALQFAISVIGIAVFIGLTAWDTQTIKEQYAENFDAESRQKLAVFGAFSLYLNFINIFQLLLNFTGERE; encoded by the coding sequence ATGAACACACCCAATCTGGGATATCGCGTTGGCACCGGCGCCCAGGCCGGAGCCGTCTTCGACGAGGGCCTGCGCCAGCACATGCTGCGCGTCTACAACTATATGGGCCTTGGCCTCGTGGTCACCGGCCTGGTCGCATTCATGGTGTCGTCGACGCCGGCGCTCTATGTGCCGATCTTCTCCAGCCCGCTGAAATATGTGGTGATGCTGGCGCCGCTCGCCTTTGTCCTGCTGTTTTCGTTCAAGATGCAGACCATGTCGGCGGCGAGCGCCCAGGCGATGTTCTGGGCCTTCTGTGCGGTGATGGGCCTGTCGCTCGCCTCGGTGTTCCTGGTCTTCACCGGAACCAGCATCGCGCGCACCTTCTTCATCGCCGCCACCATGTTCGGCGCCACCAGCCTCTACGGCTACACGACCAGGCGTGACCTGACGCAGTTTTCGTCGTTCCTGATCATGGGCCTGATCGGCGTGGTGATCGCCAGCATCGTCAACATCTTCCTCGGCTCGACCGCGCTGCAGTTCGCTATTTCGGTGATCGGCATCGCCGTCTTCATCGGCCTGACCGCCTGGGATACGCAGACGATCAAGGAACAGTATGCCGAGAATTTCGACGCGGAATCGCGCCAGAAGCTGGCCGTCTTCGGCGCCTTCTCGCTCTATCTGAACTTCATCAACATCTTCCAGCTGTTGCTGAATTTCACCGGCGAGCGCGAATAG
- a CDS encoding pyrroline-5-carboxylate reductase — protein sequence MIGGQSAEEATLGHQMKLGFIGTGALASAIVTGLKSLEGDPVSVVLSPRNEEIAANLASRFPNVDVAADNQAVLDACDTVMLAVRPQIAPQLLPELRFRRDHHLISLIATLSREEIVGLTAPASRVTKALPMPMIAQRLGATIIYPPDPDVTALLSGLGKVIEVESSSEFDALSVVTATYATYFKYLDTIHRWLKAHDVPDTKGRDYIAALFTALGHAPETAPDADFTHLAQDYATRGGINEQVLSELTARHVFDALAESLDGVHRRISAAGAT from the coding sequence GTGATCGGCGGACAGTCAGCCGAAGAAGCGACCTTGGGGCATCAAATGAAACTTGGCTTCATCGGCACGGGCGCACTTGCTTCAGCCATCGTCACCGGGCTCAAATCCCTCGAGGGCGATCCGGTATCGGTGGTGTTGTCGCCGCGCAACGAAGAGATCGCCGCGAACCTCGCGTCCCGCTTTCCGAATGTGGATGTCGCCGCCGACAATCAGGCGGTCCTCGATGCCTGCGACACCGTCATGCTGGCAGTGCGGCCGCAAATTGCCCCTCAGCTGTTGCCCGAATTGCGGTTTCGGCGCGACCACCACCTCATCAGCCTGATCGCCACGTTGTCGCGCGAGGAAATAGTCGGCCTGACCGCACCCGCGAGCCGCGTAACGAAAGCGTTGCCCATGCCGATGATCGCCCAGCGGCTGGGGGCGACGATCATCTACCCGCCCGATCCGGACGTGACCGCATTGCTTAGCGGACTGGGAAAGGTGATCGAGGTCGAGAGTTCGAGCGAATTCGACGCCTTGAGCGTCGTGACCGCGACCTATGCCACTTACTTCAAATATCTCGATACGATCCACCGCTGGCTCAAAGCGCATGACGTGCCGGATACCAAGGGGCGCGACTATATCGCAGCGCTCTTCACGGCTCTTGGACATGCTCCGGAGACAGCGCCCGATGCGGATTTCACGCATCTGGCGCAGGATTATGCGACCCGTGGCGGCATCAATGAGCAGGTTCTGAGCGAACTCACGGCCCGTCACGTCTTCGACGCGCTGGCAGAAAGCCTGGATGGCGTGCATCGGCGCATTTCAGCGGCTGGCGCCACATAG
- a CDS encoding sigma-54-dependent transcriptional regulator, producing MASDILIVDDEEDIRELVAGILSDEGHETRTAFDADSALAAIADRAPRLIFLDIWLQGSRLDGLALLDEIKTMHPTLPVVMISGHGNIETAVSAIRRGAYDFIEKPFKADRLILIAERALETSKLRREVSDLKQRSGETFDLIGMSSAMSQLRQTIERVAPTNSRVMIIGPSGSGKELAARAIHTLSARKGAPFVTLSAANITPERMEIELFGTESNGVERKVGALEEAHRGILYIDEVADMPRETQNKILRVLVEQQFERVGGTKRVKVDVRIISSTSQNLEAMIADGRFREDLYHRLAVVPVMVPGLAERREDIPYLVDNFMKQIARQAGIKPRRIGDDALAVLQAHNWPGNVRQLRNNVERLMILARGDDVDAPITADLLPSEIGDVMPRTPNQSDQHIMALPLREAREQFEKDYLIAQINRFGGNISKTAEFIGMERSALHRKLKSLGV from the coding sequence ATGGCGTCTGATATTCTCATCGTCGATGACGAGGAAGACATCCGTGAGCTCGTCGCGGGCATCCTGAGCGACGAAGGTCACGAAACCCGTACGGCATTCGATGCCGACAGCGCGCTCGCTGCTATAGCTGATCGAGCGCCGAGGTTGATTTTCCTCGATATCTGGCTGCAGGGCTCGCGCCTGGACGGCCTGGCGCTGCTCGACGAGATCAAGACCATGCATCCCACCTTGCCGGTGGTAATGATCTCCGGCCATGGCAACATCGAAACGGCGGTCTCGGCCATCCGTCGTGGCGCCTATGATTTCATCGAGAAGCCGTTCAAGGCCGACAGACTGATCCTCATTGCCGAGCGTGCGCTGGAAACCTCGAAATTGCGGCGCGAAGTTTCCGACCTCAAACAGCGCAGCGGCGAGACCTTCGACCTGATCGGCATGTCGTCGGCGATGAGCCAGCTGCGCCAGACCATCGAGCGCGTCGCGCCGACCAACAGCCGCGTCATGATCATCGGCCCATCCGGATCCGGCAAGGAACTGGCGGCGCGCGCCATCCACACGCTGTCGGCGCGCAAAGGCGCGCCGTTCGTGACGCTGAGCGCCGCCAACATCACGCCCGAGCGCATGGAGATCGAGCTGTTCGGCACCGAATCGAACGGTGTCGAGCGCAAGGTCGGAGCGCTGGAGGAAGCTCATCGCGGCATTCTCTATATCGACGAAGTGGCTGACATGCCGCGCGAGACGCAGAACAAGATCCTGCGCGTGCTGGTCGAGCAGCAGTTCGAACGGGTAGGGGGCACCAAGCGGGTCAAGGTCGATGTCCGCATCATCTCCTCGACCTCGCAGAACCTGGAAGCCATGATCGCCGACGGGCGTTTCCGCGAGGATCTCTATCATCGCCTGGCGGTGGTTCCGGTGATGGTGCCGGGACTGGCCGAGCGGCGCGAAGATATTCCCTATCTCGTCGACAATTTCATGAAGCAGATCGCCCGCCAGGCCGGCATCAAGCCGCGCCGCATCGGCGACGACGCGCTGGCCGTGCTTCAGGCGCACAACTGGCCGGGCAACGTCCGCCAGCTGCGCAACAATGTCGAGCGCCTGATGATCCTGGCGCGCGGCGACGACGTCGATGCGCCGATCACCGCGGACCTGCTGCCGTCCGAGATCGGCGATGTCATGCCGCGCACGCCGAATCAGTCCGACCAGCACATCATGGCGCTGCCGTTGCGCGAGGCGCGTGAACAGTTCGAGAAGGACTATCTGATCGCCCAGATCAACCGCTTTGGCGGCAACATCTCGAAAACCGCCGAGTTCATCGGCATGGAGCGTTCCGCCTTGCACCGCAAGCTGAAGTCGCTGGGCGTCTGA